The sequence AGCCTGGGTGCTCGCCCTCCTCGTGGCCGGGGCCCTCGTGGTCTCCGGTCTCCTGGCCCGGGATCGCACGACCTGGCTGATGGAAGTGGTGTGGGTGATCCTCGGCTTGCCCTTCATCGCGTGGCGGTGGAAAGCCTTTCCCCTCACGTTGTTGCTGTGCGTGCTGCTGGCGCTGCATGCCCTCGTCCTGATCCACGGCGGCATGTACACGTATGCACAAACGCCCCTGGGCTTCGCGATGCGCGATGCGTTCCGCGCGATGGGTTTCGACGCGGTGCGCAATCCCTGGGACCGTCTCGGGCATTTCATGCAGGGCTTCGTACCGGCGATCCTCGCGCGCGAACTGCTCGTGCGCTGCACGCCGCTGCGCCCCGGTGCCTGGCTGGCCTACCTGTGCGTCGCCGCGGCCTTGAGCTTCAGCGCCTTCTTCGAGTTGCTCGAATGGTGGGCCGCGTTGGCGATGGGCGCGGACGCCGACGCCTTCCTCGCGGCCCAGGGCGATGTGTGGGACACGCAGTGGGACATGTTCATGTGCCTGTGCGGTGCGATCGCGTCGTTGTTGCTGCTGTCGCGCATTCACGACCGGCAGTTGGGCCTGCGCTAACCGAACGACGATTTTCACGAAACGGCAGCGAACGCGACCCGATCATCGGGGTCATGGCCTCCCATCCTGCACGCCGGGCGCACGCCGCGCCGGTCGATGAGAACACCCGCACGGCTGCTGCACTCATGCGGTCGTTCGCCGAGCGCACCGGCCTTGTCGGCGCACTGCCGCCGCGCCGGTACCTGTGGACCGATGCGTTCGCGGTGTGCAACTTCATCGCGCTCGAGGAATACGAACTCGCCGAACGCTTGGTCGACCAGGTGCATGCCGTCCTCGGCCGCCATCGCGAAGACGATGCGCGCAAGGGATGGATCGGCGGCATGGACGAAGAAACCGGCGAAGTGCATCCCACGCGCGGCGGCCTGCGCATCGGCAAGCCTTTGCCGGAACGCGACGCCGATGCAGGCGTGGATCCAGAGCTCGAATGGGACCGCGACGGGCAGTACTTCCATTACCTGACGAAGTGGATGCACGCGCTCGATCTCGTCGCGCGCCGCACCGGGCAGGCCGATGCCGGCCGCTGGGCGCGCGAACTCGCGCAAGCGGCGCATCGCGCCTTCACCTACACGCCGGTGCCGGGTGCGCCGCAACGCATGTACTGGAAGATGCGCATCGATCTGTCCGCGCCCCTCGTGCCTTCGATGGGCCAGCACGATCCGTTGGATGGCCTGATCACCTACCTGCAATTGCGCGCGCATCGCCCGCCGCAACGCGTGGGGCATGGACCGGAACTGGATGGAGAACTGCGCGAGATGGCGGCGATCGTCGCGGGCACGAACCTGCTCACCGACGATCCGCTCGGCATTGGCGGACTGCTCACGGACGCTTATCGGCTCGCGCAATTGTTGCGCGTGCGGCCTGGCGACAACCCCTTGCTGGGCCTGGTCGTGGGCGCGGCGGCGAGCGGATTGACGCGCTATCTCGCGACGCAACCGTTCTCGCGGCCGACCTCCCAACGCCTGGCATTCCGCGAACTCGGGCTTGCGATCGGATTGCAGGCCACCACGCGCCTGTGGGCGGCGCTGGAACGCGATGCGGCTTCGCTCGACACGCAACCCGCGTTGCGCGCGGCATTGGATTCGCTCGTGGCGCAGGTGCCCATCGCGCGGACGATCACGGCGACGTGGCTCGACGTCGAACAACAGGGCGGCGACAGTAGCTGGCGCGCGCACGAAGACATCAACGGCGTGATGCTCGCGACGGCCTTGGTGCCATCGGGTTTCCTGGAACTGACTTAACCCGCGTCGGTGTCTTCCGTCGTTTCGTCCTCGAATTCCCAGCTGTAGCGGTGCCGCGGTCCCATAGGATCCGCGTTGCGGAACAGCCAGGCCGACACGATGCCCGCGATGGCGCCGCCCAGGTGCGATTGCCACGACACCGTCGGATCGTGCGGCAGCACCGTCACCAGCAAGCCGCCCGAGAACGTCAGCGCGACCATGGCCGCCGCGATCGAAGGCCGGTCGCGCCGCAACAGGCCGAGCACGACGACCAGGTACGCCAGCCCCTGCAACACGCCGCTCGCGCCGAGATGATGCGAGCCCGGCGAACCGAGCCACCACGCGGCGAGCCCGGAGCCGAGCCACGCGAGCGGGATCGTGCGCAAGGTCGCCCGCGGATACACGCTGCCGGCGAGCGTGCCCAGCAACAGCAGGGCGAGCACGTTGGAGAGCAGGTGGTCCATGGACCCGTGCAACAGCGGCGCCGTCAGCACGCCGAGCAGGCCCGACCACGCGCCGGGGATGACCGACCAGGCGCCGACGTCGAAGGTGTCCTGCGCCGAATACACGAGGGTGAGCAGCACCGCGGCCCCCGCGCTCAGGAGCGCGGCGCGCTTCACGCGACGGCGGTCATGGGCCCGCTGGGCGCGGGGATCGGCGGGCATCGCGTGGGTGGGCAGGTCCATGGAACCGGTGATGGCGGTGCGGCCTCACGGTTGCAAGGGCCGCACCGCGTAAAATCGCCGGATGGACGCCCTCGCACTCCCCACCGTCCGCCTGCGCAACGCCTGGCGGTCCTCGCATCCCTGGATTTTCCAGAAGCTCGTCGAAAAACCCCCGACCAAGCCCAAGCCCGGCAGTCTCGTCGATGTCTTCGGCGTGGAAGGCGACTGGGTCGGCCGCGGCTTCTACAACGGGCACTCGCGCATCGCCATCCGCCTGCTCGAGGCCGACCAGGACATCGCCGTCGACGCCGACTGGTTCGCCCGCAAGATCGCCGAGGCCGTGCGCCTGCGTCGCGACATCCTGCAGCTCGACAAGGTGAGCGACGCCTGGCGCGTCGTTCATTCGGAAGGCGACGGCCTGAGCGGACTCGTCGTCGATCGCTATGCGGACCTGCTGGTCGTCGAATTCTTCAGCGCAGGCATGTTCCGCCACCGCGAGTGGATCTACGACGCGTTGCGCGCGCAGTTCCCCGGCTGCCGCTTCCATGCCTTCGCCGATGAACACGTGCAGAAGCAGGAGTCCTTCGACTTCCGCGGCTCCGAGCCTGCGGCGCCGGCGACGATCACCGAGCACGGCATCCGTTTCCGCGCCGATCCCGCGGGCGCGCACAAGACCGGCTTCTTCGCCGACCAGCGCGACAACCGCGAGTGGCTGTCGCACCTGTGCACCGGCAAACGCGTGCTCGACCTGTGCTGCAACACCGGCGGCTTCGCGGTGTACGCCTCGGCGCGCGGAGCGACCGAAGTGGTGGGCATCGACATCGACAACGACGTCATCGAGATCGCCAAGGCCAACGCCCGCCTCAACAACGTGCGCCCGCGCTTCGTGCAGGCCGACATTTTCCCGTGGCTGCGCGATGCGGGGAACAACGGCGAGCAGTTCGACGTGGTCATCCTCGATCCCGCCAAGATGACGCGCGACCGCGAGCAGGTGATCCCCGCGCTCAAGAAGTACCTGGACATGAACAAGCTGGCGCTGGGCGTGGTGAAGCCGGGCGGCTTGTTCGCGACTTTCTCGTGCACGGGCCTGGTGAGCGAGGAACAGTTCCTCGACATGCTGCGCCGCGCCGCGTTCTACGCCGGCCGCACCGTGCAGGTGCTGAAGGTCTCCGGCGCGGGCGCCGACCATCCGTTCCTCGCCCAGGTCCAGGAATCGCGGTACCTGAAGGCAGCGTTCTGCCGCGTGCTGGATTGAAGCAACCCGCATCGCGATCGGCGGCGGTCGCAGGCATTGAGATGCGCGCAGCGCATACACTGCCCACGCCAGAGGGAGGACCGCCGCCATGACCATGACGCTCATCGTCGCCTGTGTGTTCGCACTGGCGCTGGGGCTCGCCGTCGGCGCCCTGCTGATCAAGCCGAAGCCGGCCACAGGGGACGACACCGCCCGGATCGACGCCCAGATGCGCACCGCCGCCCTGGAAGGCGAATTGCAGGCCCGCGCGGGCGAACGCGAAGAACTGCGCGCGGAGATCGCCCGCTTGCGCGAACGCGCCCGCGACGATGCCACCGCCATCGAACGCGCACGCGCCGAAGCCGAGCAGGCCCAGCGCGCGCGCGCCGAGACCGAAGCCTTCGTGCGCAACGCCCAGAACGAGTTGTCGGCCAAGTTCACCGAGCTCGCCGGCAAGGCCTTCCACGAGCGTGGCCAGCAGTTCGAACAGAACGTGCGCGTGGCCACCGGCCAGTCGAAGGCGGACATCGAGCTGATGCTCAAGCCCTTCGCCGACCAGCTTGGCGCCTTCCGCCAGCGCATCGACACGGTGTACGGCGAGGAATCCAAGGAGCGCGCCTCGTTGTTCGGCGCCGTGCAGGAACTCAAGACGCTCAACCAGGACATGGCCACGCAGGCTTCGGCCCTGGCGCGCGCGCTGAAGGGCAACGCGAAGGTGCGCGGCGACTGGGGCGAGCTGATGCTCGAGAGCGTGCTGCGCAGCTCGGGCCTGGAAGAAGGCGCGCATTACGAGCGCCAGCACTCCAGCACCGACGACGAAGGCCGCCGCCTGCGCCCCGACATCGTGATCCGCCTGCCGGGCGATCGCTGCGTCGTCGTCGACAGCAAGGTCAATCTCGTCGCGTGGGAAGAAGCGATGAATGCGGAGACGCCGGAAGCGCAGCAGGAAGCGCTGCGCCGGCACGCGGTCGGCCTGCGCCAGCACGTGCGCGACCTCGCCGACCGCAACTATCCGAAGGCGCTGGGCGATTCCGCATTGGATGTCACCGTGGCTTTCGTGCCGATCGAAGGCGCGCTGTCGGCCGCGCTCGGCTTCGACGGCGAGCTGCAGTCCGAAGCCTTCGGCAAGGGTGTCGTCTTCGCTTCGCCCAATACGCTGATGGCCGTCCTGCGCGTGGTCGAGCGCCTGTGGACGAAGGAAAAGTTGCAGAAGCAGGCGCTGGAAATCAGCAAGACCGGCGGCCTGCTGCTGGATTCGGTGATCAACTTCCTTGCCGACTTCGCCTCCGTCGGCACCGGCCTGGAGGACGCGGCGAAGGCGTACCGATCCGCGCGCGATCGCCTGGAGGATTCCACGCAGGCGGTCATCCCGCGTGCGCGGCGCCTGGTCGAACTCGGCGTGAAGGGGAAGAAGAAGCTGCCGACCGAACTGCTGCCGGACGAGATCGACCTGGATCCCGAAACGCTCTCCGACGAGCGCTGATCAGCGCCCGCCGTCCATCGGCGTGATCGGGATCGCGTCGACCGGCACGTCCGGATTGGAGTCGTCGCGCAGGTAATCCGGCAGCGACGAGTCGTCCTGCGTCGTGCGGTCGCCCCAGATCTGGTAATTGCGGCGCTGCAGCCACGCATCGCGCACCAAGGTGTAATCGTCGGTGGCGCCTTCGCGCATCGCATCCACGGACATCAGCTGCGTGCGCACGTCCACGAGGTTCAGGCCCTGGAGGAACCAACGCACCGTGTCGTTATCGACCTGGCGCGTCAGGCCGAACGGCGCATCGCTGGCCATGCCGAACATGTCGCGCACCGTACGAGGCCCGAACAGCGGCAGCTCGACGTAGCGCGAACGCTTCCATCCCCACACGCCAAGCGTCTGCCCGAAGTCTTCGGTGTTGTGCGGGATCTTCGCTTCGGTCGCCGGATCGAACAGGCCGCCGATGCCGAGCGTCGTGTTGATCGTGAAGCGCCCGAGCGCCTGCGCCGCTTCCTTCGGCTTGCCCTGCAGCAGCGAGTTGATCATCGTCAGCGGCTGCGACAGGTTGGAAAAGAAGTTGCTCACGCCCAGGCGCACGGGACGCGGCAGCACCGCCATGTAGAACTTCGCCAAGGGCTTGGCGATGTGGCGGTCGACGCCGTTGTTGAACGCATGCATCTTGCGGTTGAACGGCTCCCACGGGTCGAACGCTTCGAACTGGGCCGCTGGCGCGGGCAGCCCGTCGTCGGCCGAGGACGTCGCATCGGTGCCATAGAGCGCGTCGTAATCGGATTCGGCCGTGGTCGGCACACCGCCTTCAGCAGGCATCGCGACGCTGGCACCGGACGGCAGTGCCACGCTCGAAGCGACAGGCACCTGGATGGTGCCGGCGACGGGCATGTCGACGCTGGTGGCAGCCGGCGGCGCGATGCTCGTTGCGCTCGGCAGCGACACGCTCGTCGCGGCAGGCACCGACGCCGTCACCGGCGCGGGCAGGGAAAGCGGCGACGCGATGTCCTGCGCCAGCGCCGCATGCGCGCACAGGGCGAGGGAACCGACGATCAGCGCACGCGGAAAGGGCGCGCGAACAAGTACGGAGGGGCGATCCATGCCGACGATTGTAAAGGGGTGGGCGCCGCGTTCAGGCGGCGGCGAAGGCGAGCGCCGCATCCAGCCGATACGCACTGCGCAGTTCGGCCAGGCCCCGCGGTGCACCGGCCACGGTGATCCCGCCGCCGGCGCGCGAGGCAAGTTCGGCCAGCAGCGCGAGCCCGGCGCTGTCCACCGACGGTACGGCGTCCAGCGAGAACCGGCGAACGCCGGCCACCTGTGCCAGCGCACGTGGCCAGAGGGACGCAACGGCATCGCGGGACAACACGCCGGAGAACACGAGCGTGTCCCCATCGCGCGTCACGCCGGCCGGGGCGTCATTGGGCCGCATCGGCCTGCATCTTGCCGGCACGCAGGTCGGCGGCGACCTGCTTGATCGACTTGTTGTTCAACGGCGCATCGAACTGGTTGCGGAAGGTCTGCACGAAGGACACGCCTTCGACCATCACGTCGAACACCTGCCAGTTCGCACCGGTCTTGCGCATCAGGTAGTCGACCGGCGTGGTCTGGCCGCCCGCGCGCAGATACTCGCTGGACACCTTGACGATCGCGCCGCCGCGCAGCGGTGTTTCCGACTTCACGCGCACCTTCAGGCCGGTGTCGAAGCTCAGGAGCGCCGAGCCGTAACGGGACATCAGGCTGTCGGCCAGCGCGTCGGCGAACAGCTTCACGTCGGCATCCGACGCGCCGCGGCCGTGACGGCCGAGCACGAGGCGCGCCGCGTAGTCGCGGTCGAACATCGTGTTGAATTCGGTGGAGATGAACTTGTCGAGCGCGGCGGGGTTCGACTTGAACTCGCTGCGGCGCTTTTCGAGCGTGGCCACGATGCGGTTGCTGTTGGCCAGCACGAGCTGGCTCGGCGTGCCCTGCGTGGTGGCGGCGGCGGCCGGTGCGGCAGCCGGCGTGGCGGCCTGCGCATGCACGAGCGCCGGCGCCGTTGCGGCGACGAACGCAGCGACGGTGAGGGCCTGGTAGGTCAGCCCGCGCAGGGACACGCGAGTGGCGGATTGCGAACGCTTCATTTGGACTGCTCCGTGGGGGCGTCGGAGGGAGTGGACGTGGTGGACGCGGCGGCCGGCTTCTCGCCGCCGCCCGCGAACATGTATTTGCCGACCAGTTGCATGAGGTCGACGGCCGACTGCGTCAAGGCGATCTCGTCGCCGGTCTTCAGGGTTTCGACATCGCCGCCCGGCGAGAGGCCGACGTAGCTTTCGCCGAGCAGGCCGGCCGTGAACACACCGGCCGAGGTGTCGGCGGGCAGGTCCTTGTAACGGTCGTCGATCGACAGCGTCACGATGGAGTCGAACTTCACCGGATCCAGGCTGATGTCCGAGACCTGGCCGACCACGACGCCGCCGATCTTCACCGGCGCCGAGGTGCGCAGCTGGCCGATGGAGGAGAAGCGCGCCTTGAGCGGATACGTGTGGCCGCCGAAGCCCCACTTGTTGTTGGTGGAGGCCAGCGCCAGGACCAGCAGGCTCGCCAGGGCGAGCAGCAGGAACGCGCCGACCGCGAATTCGAGACGGGGACCGCGCATGGCCATCAGCTCCTGAACAACAAGGCGGAAAGGACGAAATTGAACATCAGCACCAGCAGCGAGGCATTGACGACCGCGCGGGTGGTGGCGACCGAGGTGCCCTCGATCGTCGGTTCGGCGTGGAAACCGACGTAGGCGGCGACCAGCGCGGACGTCGCGCCGAAGATCGCAGCCTTGATGAAGGCGACGAGGAAATCGTCGTGGAAATCGACGCTGTCCTTCATCGTCTGCCAGAACGTGCCGCCGTCGATGCCGATCACGTGCACGGCTTCGAAGTAGCCGGCGGTGACCGCCAGGCTGATGAAGAACGCGGTCAGCAGCGGCACGCACAGTACCGCGGCCCAGAAGCGCGGCGCGACGGTCTTGGCCACCGGATCGATCGCCATCAGGCCGAGCGCGGTGATCTGGTCGGTCGCGCGCATCAGGCCGAGTTCGGCCGCGATCGACGAACCGGCGCGCCCGACGAACAGCAGCGCCGTGAGCACCGGCCCGAGTTCGCGATACAGGCCCAGGCCGAGCAACGCGCTCACCTGGCCCGTCGCACCGTAGGTTTCCAGCGCGCGATAGCCGAGCAACGTGACCGACAGGCCCACGAATGCACCGCCCGCGGCCACGATCGGCAGCGAACGCGCACCGATCTTGTAGATCTCGCGGGTGAGCTCTGCGAAAAAATCACGGGTCGGCTTCGACGCGCGCAGCACCGACAGGGCGAACAGGCCGGCGGCGCCGAGCGACCGGGTGGCGGCAACGAAGGGCATCAGGCAGCCTCCGGCGCGCGCGCCGCAGTATCGAAGGCGATGGGACCGTCGGGCTGGCCATCGAGGAACTGGCGCACGAGCGGGTCGCGCGATTCCGCCAGCGCATCCGGCGTGCCCGAGAACACGATGCGGCCGTTCGCGATCACGATCGCGTGGTCGGCCACCGGCATGGTTTCGTGCACGTGGTGGGTGACCACGATGCTGGTCAGGCCGAGCGTGTCGTTCAAACGGCGCACCAGGCTCATGACCACGCCGCTCGCGATGGGATCCAGGCCCGTCAGCGGTTCGTCGTAGATCATCAGCGGCGGATCGAGCGCCAGCGCGCGGGCGAGCGCGACGCGGCGCGCCATGCCGCCGGACAGCTCGCGCGGGAACAGGTCCGCGGCGGCGCGCAGGCCCACCGCGTGCAATTTCATTTCGACCAGGCGGCGAATCACCGGATCGGGCAGGTTCGTGTGCGCGCGCAGAGGCAGCGCGACGTTCTCGGCCGCGGTGAGGTCCGTCAGCAGGCCGTTGCCCTGCAACAGGACGCCGATGCGCTTGCGCATCTCGAGGAGCGCCCGTTGGGAGCGCGGGACCGCCGCGCCGAACACTTCGACCCGGCCGGCGGCGGGAACGAGTTCGCCGGTCAGCGCCGCCAGCAGCGTCGACTTGCCGCTGCCCGAGGGACCCAGCACGGCCGTGACGCTGCCGCGCGGCACTTCGAGCGCGACATCGCGCAGCACGGTGCGGCCGCCGCGGTCGAGGCGGAGGTCGGTGATGCGGACGGCGGGAGAGTCGGGCGACGCGGACACGCGGGGCTCGGATCCTGGATGCGTATTCAAGAAAATGCGGCGCAGCTTGGCCAGCGGGCGCTGAATGCCAGCCTAGCGCGGTCGCGCATTCTCTCAGGTTCGCGATGCGCAGCGGCGATTCCCGGCCCGGTCTTAGCGGATGCGACCGCGTCCGGCATCATGCCCGGATGCAGGGACGCCCCGACTTCCGGCTCTACCACGGCAACGCGCTCGACGTGCTCGCCGGTTTGCTGGCGGCGGAAATCGCACGCGCGCCGGCCGATGGCGACTGGTTGCGGCCCGATATCGTCCTCGTCCCGCAGTTTTCGATGCGCCGCTGGTTGCAGCAGGCGCTGGCCGAAGCCACCGGCATCTGCGCGAACCTGCGTTTCCTCACACCCGGTGAATTCGTCGACCTCGCCCTCGACGCCAACCTCGGCCCGGCCCCGCCCGAAGACCGCCTCGACCCCGACACCCTGCGCTGGCACGTGCTGCGCGAACTGCAGCGTCGCCCGCCCCCGGCGCTCGCGCGCTTCCTGGACGGCGACGACGTGCGCAAGCCCTGGTCGCTCGCCAACGCGCTGGCCGACACCTATGAGAAGTACCAAGCCTGGCGCCGCGACTGGCTGCGCGCATGGGAACAACGGCCGCCGAAGGATGATTGGGAAGCCACCCTCTGGCGCAACATCGCGCGGGATC comes from Lysobacter sp. KIS68-7 and encodes:
- a CDS encoding DUF2238 domain-containing protein; this encodes MTASIARPPRPAEAWVLALLVAGALVVSGLLARDRTTWLMEVVWVILGLPFIAWRWKAFPLTLLLCVLLALHALVLIHGGMYTYAQTPLGFAMRDAFRAMGFDAVRNPWDRLGHFMQGFVPAILARELLVRCTPLRPGAWLAYLCVAAALSFSAFFELLEWWAALAMGADADAFLAAQGDVWDTQWDMFMCLCGAIASLLLLSRIHDRQLGLR
- a CDS encoding class I SAM-dependent rRNA methyltransferase, producing the protein MDALALPTVRLRNAWRSSHPWIFQKLVEKPPTKPKPGSLVDVFGVEGDWVGRGFYNGHSRIAIRLLEADQDIAVDADWFARKIAEAVRLRRDILQLDKVSDAWRVVHSEGDGLSGLVVDRYADLLVVEFFSAGMFRHREWIYDALRAQFPGCRFHAFADEHVQKQESFDFRGSEPAAPATITEHGIRFRADPAGAHKTGFFADQRDNREWLSHLCTGKRVLDLCCNTGGFAVYASARGATEVVGIDIDNDVIEIAKANARLNNVRPRFVQADIFPWLRDAGNNGEQFDVVILDPAKMTRDREQVIPALKKYLDMNKLALGVVKPGGLFATFSCTGLVSEEQFLDMLRRAAFYAGRTVQVLKVSGAGADHPFLAQVQESRYLKAAFCRVLD
- the rmuC gene encoding DNA recombination protein RmuC, producing MTMTLIVACVFALALGLAVGALLIKPKPATGDDTARIDAQMRTAALEGELQARAGEREELRAEIARLRERARDDATAIERARAEAEQAQRARAETEAFVRNAQNELSAKFTELAGKAFHERGQQFEQNVRVATGQSKADIELMLKPFADQLGAFRQRIDTVYGEESKERASLFGAVQELKTLNQDMATQASALARALKGNAKVRGDWGELMLESVLRSSGLEEGAHYERQHSSTDDEGRRLRPDIVIRLPGDRCVVVDSKVNLVAWEEAMNAETPEAQQEALRRHAVGLRQHVRDLADRNYPKALGDSALDVTVAFVPIEGALSAALGFDGELQSEAFGKGVVFASPNTLMAVLRVVERLWTKEKLQKQALEISKTGGLLLDSVINFLADFASVGTGLEDAAKAYRSARDRLEDSTQAVIPRARRLVELGVKGKKKLPTELLPDEIDLDPETLSDER
- a CDS encoding VacJ family lipoprotein, with amino-acid sequence MDRPSVLVRAPFPRALIVGSLALCAHAALAQDIASPLSLPAPVTASVPAATSVSLPSATSIAPPAATSVDMPVAGTIQVPVASSVALPSGASVAMPAEGGVPTTAESDYDALYGTDATSSADDGLPAPAAQFEAFDPWEPFNRKMHAFNNGVDRHIAKPLAKFYMAVLPRPVRLGVSNFFSNLSQPLTMINSLLQGKPKEAAQALGRFTINTTLGIGGLFDPATEAKIPHNTEDFGQTLGVWGWKRSRYVELPLFGPRTVRDMFGMASDAPFGLTRQVDNDTVRWFLQGLNLVDVRTQLMSVDAMREGATDDYTLVRDAWLQRRNYQIWGDRTTQDDSSLPDYLRDDSNPDVPVDAIPITPMDGGR
- a CDS encoding STAS domain-containing protein, which translates into the protein MRPNDAPAGVTRDGDTLVFSGVLSRDAVASLWPRALAQVAGVRRFSLDAVPSVDSAGLALLAELASRAGGGITVAGAPRGLAELRSAYRLDAALAFAAA
- a CDS encoding ABC transporter substrate-binding protein, which codes for MKRSQSATRVSLRGLTYQALTVAAFVAATAPALVHAQAATPAAAPAAAATTQGTPSQLVLANSNRIVATLEKRRSEFKSNPAALDKFISTEFNTMFDRDYAARLVLGRHGRGASDADVKLFADALADSLMSRYGSALLSFDTGLKVRVKSETPLRGGAIVKVSSEYLRAGGQTTPVDYLMRKTGANWQVFDVMVEGVSFVQTFRNQFDAPLNNKSIKQVAADLRAGKMQADAAQ
- the mlaD gene encoding outer membrane lipid asymmetry maintenance protein MlaD, which translates into the protein MAMRGPRLEFAVGAFLLLALASLLVLALASTNNKWGFGGHTYPLKARFSSIGQLRTSAPVKIGGVVVGQVSDISLDPVKFDSIVTLSIDDRYKDLPADTSAGVFTAGLLGESYVGLSPGGDVETLKTGDEIALTQSAVDLMQLVGKYMFAGGGEKPAAASTTSTPSDAPTEQSK
- a CDS encoding MlaE family lipid ABC transporter permease subunit; translation: MPFVAATRSLGAAGLFALSVLRASKPTRDFFAELTREIYKIGARSLPIVAAGGAFVGLSVTLLGYRALETYGATGQVSALLGLGLYRELGPVLTALLFVGRAGSSIAAELGLMRATDQITALGLMAIDPVAKTVAPRFWAAVLCVPLLTAFFISLAVTAGYFEAVHVIGIDGGTFWQTMKDSVDFHDDFLVAFIKAAIFGATSALVAAYVGFHAEPTIEGTSVATTRAVVNASLLVLMFNFVLSALLFRS
- a CDS encoding ATP-binding cassette domain-containing protein translates to MSASPDSPAVRITDLRLDRGGRTVLRDVALEVPRGSVTAVLGPSGSGKSTLLAALTGELVPAAGRVEVFGAAVPRSQRALLEMRKRIGVLLQGNGLLTDLTAAENVALPLRAHTNLPDPVIRRLVEMKLHAVGLRAAADLFPRELSGGMARRVALARALALDPPLMIYDEPLTGLDPIASGVVMSLVRRLNDTLGLTSIVVTHHVHETMPVADHAIVIANGRIVFSGTPDALAESRDPLVRQFLDGQPDGPIAFDTAARAPEAA